The stretch of DNA ACCCTTGCAGCGTGGTGCGGCCGATCGCCAAGCTCGACGCCATCTGGCGGGTCGACAGGCCCTCGGCTGAAAGTCGCAGTACGTCTCGTATCTTCCGCATCGGCAATCTCTTCATCGGGCTTCCTTCGGTCGGGGAAAACCGAAAGGTAGCGAGTTGAAAGATGCCTCGCAGCAGGGCGTCAGAAGGGTGGCCGGATGTTCCGGAATCAGTGGCCGGATAAAATCGGAATCTGGAGGGTTCTGTGAGGTCCGCGGGCAGAACGCCGATGCCGCCGCACAGGTGTCGGGCGGACCTCATTGAAGCCGGATTGAACAAACTCTCGGGCCGGTTTTGCGCTATGGGGATTGCGGCACTGGCATTGGCCTGGCGTTATAACCAAGGGGGCGTACGTGCGGATGAATGGTGCCGAACAGTCGGCTGATGGCGCCATGGCTGGTCGCGAGGGACCGCTGAACCGGTCCGGTTTGCGGGCCGGTGGTCTCCCGGAGCGACCAGGACCGGCGTAATCGGGGCCTTGGCCCGCATACCATCTTGCCGGCCCTCGTGCGGATCGGCTGCGGATCGCGTGGCGGTGGTTTGCCCCGAGTGCTCATGAGCTGTCATTCCAGAACGGTCCGGTGGGTGGTGCCTGACCATGATACCAGACGGCGAGTGTGACCATCGGCCGGCCGCAGCAGGGGCAAGGACGCGAAACAGGTTCGGGGCTTGTTGCGGGTCGAACGCGGTCGGCTGCCTCCGGTGTACCGGCAGCCAGCAGCGCCCGGCAGGTTGTGAGACGGGCAGCGCGCTGTCCGTTTGCGAGAAAGCCGTAATGACGGATGCGATGAACGCCGTCCGGCAGGGTATGCAGGAGGAAACGCCGGATGAACTCACCGGCGTCGAGGGTCATCCTTCTGGGTCTGCGGCCACGACGATAGTCGCGCCAGCGGAAGGTCACCCTGTCGTCCTCCATGCTGATCAGGCGGGAGTTGGCGATGGCAACGCGATGCGTATAGCGGCTGAGATAGGCCAGCACCTGCCCTGGTCCGCCAAAGGGTGGTTTGGCATAAACGACCCAGTCGCGGCGGCTTACCGAAGTCAGCATCCGGGCAAAGGCTGGCGGGTCGGCCAATTCTTCAATCTCGCCGAAGAACTGCAACTGCCCGACCTCGAAGGCGGCGCGCAATGCTTCCAGAAACAGCCGTCTGAACAGGCGCGACAACACCCGGACCGGCAGAAAGAAATTGGGACGGCAGGCAACCCAGCGGCTGCCGTCCGGCGATGGGCCCCCGCCCGGTACGATGCAATGGAGATGGGGATGGTAGTTGAGGGTCTGGCCCCAGCTGTGCAGTACCGCGATGAGACCGATCCCGGCGCCGAGATGTCTGGGGTCGGCAGCGATGATGCGCAGGGTCTCGGCCGCCGCCCGGAACAGAATACCGTAGACACGCTTTTTGTTCTGGAAGGCAATGGCTGCAATCTCTTCGGGCAGCGTGAAGACCACATGGAAATAGGGCACCGGCAACAAATCACCTGCCCGGGCCTCCAG from Leisingera thetidis encodes:
- a CDS encoding IS91 family transposase yields the protein MRPAVEVADIFRRYGEAWRQAHDGHLGRVERRVMSAIELCRTAALGGHVEGCRTCRTVRVAYNSCRNRHCPKCQGAAARDWLEARAGDLLPVPYFHVVFTLPEEIAAIAFQNKKRVYGILFRAAAETLRIIAADPRHLGAGIGLIAVLHSWGQTLNYHPHLHCIVPGGGPSPDGSRWVACRPNFFLPVRVLSRLFRRLFLEALRAAFEVGQLQFFGEIEELADPPAFARMLTSVSRRDWVVYAKPPFGGPGQVLAYLSRYTHRVAIANSRLISMEDDRVTFRWRDYRRGRRPRRMTLDAGEFIRRFLLHTLPDGVHRIRHYGFLANGQRAARLTTCRALLAAGTPEAADRVRPATSPEPVSRPCPCCGRPMVTLAVWYHGQAPPTGPFWNDSS